gaaattctgggggaaattctaggcagaatgtacaaggacgtggtgaattcacgatattgcccgtgtttcgtggttgatttacggtttcagcctcgtggttgatttacgatatgcattgaaaactacgtggttgatttacgatatgcatgcgttggcatttgcgttggcatttttgcacaggggcggggacggccgcgacagaaccagaaccagggaacggcagcttttgtgatatgcaccggaattctcatccgccttgtacagggtacagtggggccTGCAGCCTGTCAGTCGAGTTTGAGCTACAGAGAATTGACCAATCACTGTTCGTTTTGCGACAGAGATTTGCCAGGCAGCTACAGAGATTTGACCAATCGCGTTTCGAGTTGCGACAGAGATTTCAGTGGCACTCCGCGTCAGTTACGGGCCGACGAAACGACAACACAAGCGGGACTTTTCAAAAGTACTGGATGGATTTTACTGCAGCTATCACTCAATTGACGGTAAGCTTTCGATGtaaatgcttaaatatacatCTCGTTTGCTTTACAacttgactttcagtcggagagcaaacatttaaccacctcgggACAACCAACTAGCTCATCTGGCTAATATTTTAGCTTCAAGCTAACGGAACTCACTTCGTAATTTTCTGTTTATTTCAGACgttgtgtttatttgtcacactgtacagtactaagttatgggcagacaacgTGTAGGTAAGatgttaacatgacaagggtgttGAACATTTCTTCTTTTGAAAGCTACACGAAGGCAATGGCAATTACACTAAGGGCTTGCTTCCACTCGTTTTAACAAATCTTTGTAAAGCTAAACGTGTTGACAAGTCTTTGCAACGATACGCAGATGTTGTGATTGCTTGCTTTACATTATTGATGATGTTCGTCACGAAGCCATTAAGCAAATACCTCTTATTAATCACTACGAGGGGCTAGCTAGGTTTGCTACTCGTTTGAAATATTCTAAGACTGTTATGATGACAGTCGGAGGTTTGATTGCTTGTTTTACCACGATACGATCATGAAATATGTTGTATTTACCCCATACAAGTTACACACTGGGCCAATACGTATGTTGTAAACAACGATTTCttcctgtggtgtgttgtgcatgtctgtgtgaactGAACTGTCATTAGTGTTTCTCCATGACAAGGTGAATAGAATAGCAGCCTGTGTAATCATCATACAGATGCAATGATATTCAAAGCTTCAAtagtgcacacaaaaacaaacagagggtGTACAGTAGGCCACATTTGCACAGTGGTGGCCCCAACACAGAGTCTGGAGGTACACAGACAAATATCTTAACAGGCTTGGGAATATGGTGGCCAGAGTGATGGAGGTAGACATGGAAATTGCAGACAACTATGTTCAGTATGTAGGTGGGCTTTTTATGTATCATAAACCCTGTAtctctcgcgtgtgtgtgtgtgtgagtgtgcgcgcttgtgtgtgtgtgtgtgtgtgtgtgtgtgtgtgtgtgtgtgtggaatctgtCAAGTCACACCTTTTgatcttttctattttctatggTGAAgaccaatcagcatcaggaccaagaCAGCACCATGCCTCTCGAGCAGAAGGTAAGgccaattgcaaaaaaaaaaaaaaacattgactcaaggcaaaagatggaattctgtgtgtgtgtgtgtgtgtgtgtgtgtgtgtgtgtgtgtgtgtgtgtgtgtcatagaaccaagacagtggcagtgtatgtctgtctgcctttggttaagggtatcctatggtgtcatttaacattattatttttttctgacagATACAGAGGCAGTTTTCAGAAGGAGGGTTGATGTCACCACTAACATTTTGCACACAGTGGTAAGTAAATCACTGAACCTAAAACTGGGTGCTTTGTCCTACACTGGACCAACACATATTTCATACAGTCATTTCTTCCTGTGCTGCTGTGTTTTGCATATCTTGCAAAAAAAGCACACCATTGACTTAAGGCAAAAGATGGaaaggcatgtgcgtgtgtgtgtctgtcatacagccaagagagtggtagtgtgtgtctgtctttagttaggggtgcacacagacagacaggatgtacAGTAGGCCACAGGTGCACAGTGGTGACCCCAGTACAGGACAGACGTGTCTTGTGTTTGTCATTAAAGTGATGGGGCTGATTttgaatgtgccatataacctaatctttcctgttgtgtgtgtgtgtgtgtgtgtgtgtgtgcatgtatgcgcgcgAATGTGTGCACACAGGTGTAAGAGATTCTTCCTTCTCAGAGTCGTAATTGGGTTGATGAtctacatgatggtgatggaccaggacagctccggACCCCCtggctggcagctccatcctcaacctgccttcttgcccttcacacatgtgcaggtaaggcacttaaaaaaaaatccattctttTAAGGCAAAGGTTggggaagaggagtgtgtgtgagagagagagagagagagagggagaggaagaggaagagggagaatgagaacgagaatgagagagagagagagaacgagagcaccaggtcatgatggatgtgattttgATTTGGTATATTCTATGtatctctcttttgtgtgtgtgtctgaatgcatgcgtgcagatgAAAGCAGTCGTTTCTGTTCAGCATTGATGTGCCCATAATGGGTCTGATGAGccacatgatgatggtgatggacaaccagcatcaggaccagggcggcTCCATGCCTCACGAGGACAACCTTGTGTCCTGCCTGTCCATCCTCAACCTcgcatcttcctgctcttcacacatgtgcaggtaaggccaacctCTAAAAGACACACTTGACCCCaggcaaaggggtgtgtgtgtgtgtgtgcgcgcgcgcgccataccatattctctgtgtgtgtgtgtgtgtgtgtgtgtgtgtgtgtgtttgtgtgtgcgcgcgtgcgcgcgcgccaaactgtcaatctgtgtgtgcgcacgccaaactgtctgtctgtgtgtgtgctgtaagacagtagctgtgtgtgtgggcttttgcacaagcatatgtaggcctacatgctcatgTTTTTCTCTAGGGAGATAaggggttgttgtttttgtctcatTCCCAGCATTAACATGCCTCTTTttttacagacacagagacagttttcagagggagcgctgacgacaccagcaactttggatctgaacctgatcaacccagcaccaaccactgtgcctctcctcctcagccaacTGCACAACGTGACTCCACCATATCCAAAAGgtgcagacactactccacttcctgcgaaggatgagaagagccgacctccccacatctGCACTCGCCACTTTCTACAGGGGTGCCTTTGAGAGCATCCTcatcagcagccagcagccacctAGCTGAAGACTACAAGGCGCTACAGAGGGTGTTGAGGACGGCAGAAAagatcataagatcacccctaccagccattcaggacctgTACACGTCAcattgttccaagagggcaatgaacatcatcaaagacacacctcacccaccacactgactgttctcccttctaccatcagggaagcgctaccaCAGCATGCGgtgacgcacaagcacacagggaaacagcttctttccacaagcaaTCAGATTtttcaacgcactgaagaaaaccacattaaTAATTCAAGGACACCATCCCAactcttctttcaccatgccacttagattttagtcattgcaccttgtatacgtCATCTGCGCTGCTTCACATCACCTGCATAACCACTGATTGTACtcctgctgctgtgtttgtgtgcaagcgcgCTGCgctcatgtgtgcgtttgtgcattttttgtcaattagtatgttaatcttcttattgcacagtgtgtgtgtgtgtctgcgtgtgtgtgtgtgtgtgtctgttaatctATTTATTGTATGAATCAGTCTGTATTTTTCACtgcttgtgtgagtgaatgtggcaGAGAAAGAATTAGTTTACTccgctttgtgtgtctgtgagagatttttgtcagtgtcttatttttatgtttagtttaactgcaaatTGGAGACATTGTTCAAACACATTTCAAACTTTTATGCTAACCCTGTTCCATAAGTTTTTGACCAAGTACACTTGACTGTTTTTTGTCCTTTTAGTGTCTTTATGCATTCAGCTGTAGGCAATAATCTGCATCTCTTTACGGATATGTTGCATGTATATCATGTATTCCATCTGCCTGTGTACAGTTTTGTGGGTGTGCATTTGATagtgtgtgtaatgcattgcaatgtctgTTATGTTGTAGATTGGTAGAAACTTTAATTCCACAGCTATCTACACATCAGACAAATGAGTGCTGCTCTAACTGTGGTAGTTGAGTGCTGTTCTACTGCTATTCCACTATGAATGTGAGGTGACTGTTTTGAATGCAAGCTTAAAAATAAATtgttacatttcattcctgtctgatTCAATTCTTTCAACAATATATAGTCTACTTGTACAAAGAAACACTGGTTATGAATAGTAGGCTTACTTTTCCAAGttgtctgatggcctttgaattaattgTTGGAAGCTGAGCATCTTAAAAGGCCAGGTAAATGTAAGTAAATAGTGTGGCCACTTCGAAACTAGACAGACATGGGAGTATTTGAACAAgaaatctttttctctctccagtaAACAGCCTAGCCTACTGCTATTCAAAAGTATCTCAAACATTTCTCATCAATATCAGCTATATCTAAGCTGACCACCTTGCTGCTAAATAAATCCATGTTTTCTCATGgcctttgaattatttttttgcaagctgggcatagacaggcaggcaggtatttggtaaataaatagtgtggtcactcctaaacctTGGACATGGGAGTAGCCTAATGTAATGAACAATGattcgtttttttctctccaataaACAAACAGCTTTTGCTATTCAAAAGTATTTCACACATTTCTTATCATCAATAGCTATTTCTAAGCTGATCTCCttgcaaaaaaaatcctgcataGGCTATAGCCCGTGGTTGACACTTTTAAAAGTcggtaataggcctatatgatgctGCGGTTTTACATTGTTTAAGACATTTCtaactatatcatgtcttaccaagtgaacaacggtGCCataaggttttttattattattattattactatttgtcCGGGTGTCCTGGAAAGAAGCCCGATGTTTAATCAATGTCAACGTGATGTTGAAAAGCGTTTTGACGACGTGATTCGTTGCTATGCGAAATTTGTTTATAGCAACAGGAGTCGTAACAGTACAATGTGCGAGATGCGGGAAGAAAAATTAAAAGACATATTGTGATAAAAACgtgttctttatctctctttctcacataatatgttgacagtatgtgataaaaacgtgttctttatctctctttctcacataatatgttgacagtatatcattggaatgtttagtgaaacgtttccctggaaaataataacatatcgtaaatcaaccacgagactgaaaccgtaaatcaaccacgaaacacgggcaatatcgtgaattcaccacgtccttgtacattctgcctagaatttcccccagaatttcacccagaatttcccacattttttccgtgaacactttacgactggcgcgtgATACGGTTGTGGGCGGGATGTTTCGTTACTGATGGCGCGTATACAAGTGAAACATTTCCACGTCCCCGCGGCATCCCAACATAATTCATAACGGCTTCCCATTTGGACACACCACCTGACCATCGCAATTTAAAACTGAGACTCGAGAGAGCATGTGGGACTGGCTGTGAGAAGTGTCGCATTTTCTCGGTGAATATTTCGCAGTCTGCTCACAATAGTAAAGCTTGTCGAATGGAAATgcatgtagcctagcctacacttAAGCCCATATGCTATTTTTCATAAGCAACTATTTTACgcaccatgtaggcctatcttttggGCCTGTAGGCCTAACCACCAATGGCCATTATTTTATTCAAGTAAGAATCATTTGGACcacaattgtaaaaaaaaaaaaaaaactataagcctaggtaggcctattttatattgTGTAAATCCTGAAATATCCATGTAGGCAGGcctgtcactaggtttgagagacagggggggcttagccccagaggaagaaaatgcacgAGCCGacattttttcagctcacctgctaaggttttgtctatgaattaattattttaagagcaaagaaattccgcacactgtccattccaccaacaaactttaatacattgtttcggtcatccgaccttcttcatgttgtattaaagtttgttggtggaatggacagtgtgaaggatttctttacacttgaatgacagccCCACTGAGATAATATCccacgcacctgcccacctacagaggtgtgcaaaagcgtcttcttgaacaattcttttaagagcaccataccgatttttgaaCACTagatacagtgattttttttattattcacatCTTAATGAatattccttatatgtaagctaaacaaaacatttcaaaatgtttcaactgataaATATTAtatacggaagttaaaatgattagataaaaatacCAAgggcataatttacacaaggactaggaactttaaagAGTTACTAACtgtgcgtctccaggagaagcagtggtcaggaagtcattcattcaaacaggttccttacttggaaaactatgcatccccggcagatattaggtcatttttactccattagtagctattttaatccgttcatgtgtgttttcaaactgttaagacaaatacaGTATTAatgctcaactataatttcaaattgattgacaatgtcaaattgatttattacacgggtattgtgagtgaaaattggtactttgggtctgaagatttcatccgtgtaagtaattacacttttcttgaggtgttagtcacaaagcacaatcctc
This window of the Engraulis encrasicolus isolate BLACKSEA-1 chromosome 7, IST_EnEncr_1.0, whole genome shotgun sequence genome carries:
- the LOC134453005 gene encoding uncharacterized protein LOC134453005, producing the protein MRWHLRWHFCTGAGTAATEPEPGNGSFCDMHRNSHPPCTGYSGACSLSVEFELQRIDQSLFVLRQRFARQLQRFDQSRFELRQRFQWHSASVTGRRNDNTSGTFQKYWMDFTAAITQLTTNQHQDQDSTMPLEQKIQRQFSEGGLMSPLTFCTQWCKRFFLLRVVIGLMIYMMVMDQDSSGPPGWQLHPQPAFLPFTHVQMKAVVSVQH